The following are encoded together in the Tatumella ptyseos genome:
- the rapA gene encoding RNA polymerase-associated protein RapA: protein MPFTLGQRWISDTESELGLGTVVAIDARMVTVLFPATGENRLYARNDSPITRVIFNPGDTITSHEGWQLVVDEVRDENGLMAYIGTRSDTQETDVVLREVMLDSKLSFSKPQDRLFAGQLDRMDRFALRYRARKYQSEQYRLATSGMRGMRTNLIPHQLHIAQDVGRRHAPRVLLADEVGLGKTIEAGMIIQQQLLAGRAERVLIIVPETLQHQWLVEMLRRFTLHFALFDDERYNEARFDNANPFFTEQLVICSLDFVCKNKQRLEDMLEADWDLMVVDEAHHLAWSEGKPGREYQVIEKLADVVPGVLLLTATPEQLGMQSHFARLRLLDGDRFHDFDAFVEEQRHFQPVAEAVASLLAEEPLAEQQIAVINELIKEQDIRPLILQANSDSEERLTARQQLVEMLTDRHGTSRVLFRNTRQGVQGFPKRALHAVRLPLPSQYQTAIKVSGIMSARKSKDERARDLLYPEQIYQEFEGDNGTWWAFDPRVEWLINYLLEHRKEKVLVICAKAATALQLEQVLREREGIRAAVFHEGLSIIERDKAAAFFASQEEGAQVLLCSEIGSEGRNFQFASRMVMFDLPFNPDLLEQRIGRLDRIGQLHDIEIMVPWLENTAQAVLLRWFHEGLDAFESTCPTGRTIYDTVHPQLLEFLVAPEKDEGLEAFIQQCRAQHDDLKSQLESGRDRLLELHSHGGEKAERLADDIAAQDNDTALVNFALNLFDIVGINQEDRSDNLIVLTPSDHMLVPDFPGLPEDGCTITFNRNQALSREDTQFITWEHPLIRNGLDLILSGDTGSCALSLLKNKALPVGTLLLELIYVVEAQAPKQLQLTRFLPPTPLRLLVDTKGNNLADKVEFESFNRQLNAVNRHTGSKLVNAVQQEVHQILTTGEQLVSANAQAVIAEAQQSAEKQLTAELERLEALKKVNPNIREDEIDALRDNRQEVLESLSQANWRLDALRLIVVTHQ, encoded by the coding sequence ATGCCTTTTACACTTGGTCAGCGCTGGATTAGTGATACAGAAAGTGAACTTGGATTAGGAACCGTCGTGGCAATCGATGCGCGTATGGTGACCGTACTCTTCCCAGCCACCGGCGAAAACCGACTATATGCCCGTAATGATTCTCCCATCACTCGCGTAATATTCAACCCAGGCGATACGATCACCAGTCACGAGGGTTGGCAGTTGGTGGTTGACGAAGTACGCGATGAAAATGGCCTGATGGCCTACATTGGCACGCGCAGCGACACACAGGAAACCGATGTGGTGTTACGTGAAGTCATGTTAGACAGTAAATTGAGCTTCAGTAAGCCTCAAGACCGCTTGTTTGCCGGACAATTGGACCGAATGGATCGCTTCGCGCTGCGCTACCGTGCAAGAAAGTATCAAAGTGAGCAATACCGTTTAGCGACAAGTGGAATGCGTGGGATGCGCACTAACTTAATTCCCCACCAGCTTCATATTGCTCAAGACGTAGGCCGCCGTCATGCCCCGCGTGTATTGCTCGCTGACGAAGTCGGATTAGGTAAAACGATTGAAGCGGGTATGATCATCCAGCAGCAATTACTGGCTGGTCGTGCTGAACGTGTATTGATTATCGTGCCCGAGACTTTGCAACATCAGTGGCTGGTCGAGATGCTGCGCCGTTTTACGTTGCACTTTGCGTTATTCGACGATGAGCGTTATAACGAAGCGCGCTTTGACAACGCTAACCCTTTTTTCACCGAACAATTGGTGATCTGCTCACTGGATTTTGTGTGCAAAAATAAACAGCGTTTAGAGGATATGCTGGAAGCCGACTGGGACTTAATGGTCGTTGATGAAGCTCACCATTTGGCTTGGAGCGAGGGTAAGCCGGGTCGTGAATACCAAGTCATCGAAAAACTGGCTGACGTAGTGCCTGGTGTCTTGTTATTAACTGCTACCCCAGAACAGCTCGGCATGCAAAGTCACTTTGCTCGTCTACGCCTACTCGATGGCGATCGCTTCCATGATTTCGATGCCTTCGTCGAGGAACAGCGTCATTTCCAACCCGTTGCTGAAGCAGTTGCTAGCCTGTTAGCAGAAGAGCCATTAGCTGAACAACAAATCGCTGTCATTAATGAGTTGATTAAAGAGCAAGATATTCGACCACTGATCCTCCAAGCGAACAGTGACAGCGAAGAACGTCTTACCGCTCGCCAGCAGTTGGTTGAAATGTTAACTGACCGTCATGGCACCAGCCGAGTGCTTTTCCGTAATACCCGTCAAGGTGTTCAAGGCTTTCCTAAGCGTGCGTTACATGCCGTTCGTCTACCGCTACCCAGCCAATATCAAACCGCTATAAAAGTGTCTGGTATTATGTCGGCACGTAAGAGTAAAGATGAACGAGCGCGTGACTTACTCTACCCTGAGCAAATTTACCAAGAATTTGAAGGGGATAACGGAACTTGGTGGGCGTTTGATCCACGCGTTGAGTGGTTAATTAACTATTTACTGGAGCATCGTAAAGAGAAAGTACTCGTCATCTGCGCTAAAGCCGCGACCGCACTTCAGTTAGAGCAAGTACTTCGCGAGCGCGAGGGGATTCGTGCGGCCGTCTTCCATGAAGGGCTATCGATTATCGAGCGTGATAAAGCCGCAGCATTCTTTGCTTCGCAAGAAGAAGGTGCCCAAGTGCTCCTCTGCTCAGAGATTGGTTCAGAAGGTCGTAACTTCCAGTTCGCTAGCCGCATGGTGATGTTTGATCTGCCGTTCAACCCTGACCTCTTAGAACAGCGTATTGGTCGTCTGGATCGTATTGGACAACTTCATGATATCGAAATCATGGTGCCATGGCTGGAAAATACCGCACAAGCGGTACTACTACGCTGGTTCCACGAAGGGTTAGATGCGTTCGAAAGTACTTGTCCAACCGGTCGCACCATATACGATACTGTGCATCCACAATTACTCGAGTTCTTAGTCGCACCGGAAAAAGACGAAGGTTTAGAAGCATTTATTCAGCAGTGCCGCGCACAACATGACGACCTTAAATCACAGTTGGAGTCCGGTCGTGACCGCTTATTAGAACTGCATTCTCATGGCGGCGAGAAAGCGGAACGTCTTGCAGATGATATTGCCGCACAAGATAACGATACCGCGTTGGTTAACTTTGCCTTAAATCTGTTCGATATTGTTGGCATTAACCAAGAAGACCGTAGCGATAACTTAATCGTGCTAACCCCTTCTGACCATATGTTAGTCCCTGATTTCCCTGGGTTACCGGAAGATGGATGCACTATTACCTTCAACCGTAACCAAGCGTTATCCCGTGAAGACACTCAGTTCATCACTTGGGAACATCCGCTTATTCGTAACGGTCTGGATCTCATCCTATCGGGTGATACCGGGAGCTGCGCGCTCTCCTTATTGAAAAATAAAGCCTTACCGGTCGGTACCCTATTACTGGAATTGATCTACGTGGTGGAAGCACAAGCGCCGAAACAGCTCCAGTTAACTCGCTTCCTGCCGCCTACGCCATTACGCCTTTTGGTCGATACCAAAGGCAACAACTTAGCGGATAAGGTCGAGTTCGAAAGCTTTAACCGCCAATTGAATGCGGTTAATCGTCACACTGGCAGCAAGCTGGTCAATGCGGTGCAGCAAGAAGTGCACCAAATTCTGACCACCGGTGAGCAATTGGTCAGTGCTAATGCTCAGGCAGTTATTGCCGAGGCTCAGCAATCGGCAGAAAAGCAGCTCACGGCAGAGTTGGAACGTTTAGAAGCATTGAAAAAGGTTAATCCGAATATTCGTGAAGATGAAATTGATGCGCTACGCGATAATCGTCAAGAAGTTCTCGAAAGCTTATCGCAAGCAAACTGGCGTCTCGACGCATTGCGCTTGATCGTCGTAACGCATCAGTAA
- the rluA gene encoding bifunctional tRNA pseudouridine(32) synthase/23S rRNA pseudouridine(746) synthase RluA, producing the protein MEAYHPPLEPWLHILYQDEHIIVVNKPSGLLSVPGRLPEHSDSIMTRIQRDFPGAESVHRLDMATSGVMVVALTKAAERELKRQFREREPSKTYIAQVWGQLLPDEGLVDLPLICDWPNRPKQKVCFETGKAAQTVWEVLERDAVSCRVQLKPITGRSHQLRVHMLAMGHPILGDNFYASPEAKALAPRLLLHAERLTITHPVFGNSMTFKQPAEF; encoded by the coding sequence ATGGAAGCTTATCACCCCCCTCTCGAGCCTTGGCTGCATATCCTTTATCAGGATGAGCACATTATTGTGGTCAATAAACCCAGCGGATTATTGTCTGTCCCTGGACGTTTGCCTGAACATAGCGACAGCATCATGACACGTATCCAGCGTGATTTTCCTGGAGCAGAATCTGTCCATCGGCTCGACATGGCCACTAGCGGTGTAATGGTAGTTGCCTTGACCAAAGCCGCTGAGCGCGAATTAAAACGTCAATTTCGAGAGAGAGAGCCGTCAAAAACCTATATCGCTCAGGTTTGGGGACAATTGTTGCCGGATGAAGGATTGGTCGATTTACCGCTAATTTGCGACTGGCCTAACCGGCCTAAACAGAAAGTCTGTTTCGAAACCGGTAAAGCGGCGCAAACAGTGTGGGAAGTCCTAGAACGAGACGCGGTAAGCTGCCGTGTACAACTCAAGCCGATTACGGGCCGGTCACATCAGCTACGCGTACACATGTTAGCGATGGGGCACCCTATTTTGGGCGATAACTTTTATGCTTCACCGGAAGCAAAAGCGTTAGCACCGCGCTTGCTACTCCATGCAGAACGCCTAACCATTACCCATCCAGTGTTTGGTAACAGCATGACCTTTAAACAACCAGCAGAGTTCTAG
- the djlA gene encoding co-chaperone DjlA, with translation MRYRGKVIGFLLGLFSGVGFWGIVGGVLLGHLVDTLMSNFVGNFKGSAHSRQNLFFITTFQVMGHLTKSKGRVTEADIQLASTIMDRMQLQGTSRQLAQQAFREGKETEFPLRQKLREFRQACIGRVDLIKIFLEIQIQAALADGELHPNEQQVLYIIAEELGISRQQFELFIRMMTGGSHFGQQGYSQHQGGFRQAPQGPTLQDACSVLGVSPDDDALTIKRAYRKLMSEHHPDKLVAKGLPPEMMTLAKEKAQKIQSAYELIRTQKGF, from the coding sequence ATGCGCTACCGAGGCAAAGTTATTGGTTTTTTATTGGGACTCTTTTCAGGGGTAGGGTTTTGGGGCATCGTCGGCGGCGTACTCCTCGGGCATCTCGTCGATACGCTTATGTCCAACTTCGTGGGTAATTTTAAAGGTTCAGCTCACTCACGGCAGAACTTGTTTTTTATCACTACTTTCCAAGTAATGGGGCATTTGACCAAATCCAAAGGGCGCGTGACTGAGGCAGATATTCAGCTGGCTTCGACCATAATGGATCGTATGCAGCTACAGGGCACATCACGTCAACTCGCGCAGCAAGCGTTTCGGGAAGGTAAAGAGACAGAATTTCCATTACGTCAGAAATTACGTGAATTTAGACAAGCTTGTATCGGGCGAGTTGATTTAATTAAGATTTTTCTGGAAATTCAAATCCAAGCTGCACTGGCTGATGGCGAACTTCATCCGAATGAGCAGCAAGTTTTATATATTATTGCGGAAGAGTTAGGAATTTCTCGCCAGCAGTTTGAACTCTTTATTCGTATGATGACCGGAGGGAGCCATTTTGGACAGCAAGGCTACTCACAACATCAAGGGGGCTTTCGTCAAGCGCCTCAAGGTCCAACCCTACAGGATGCTTGCTCGGTATTGGGGGTCTCTCCAGACGATGATGCGTTAACCATTAAGCGCGCTTATCGCAAATTGATGAGTGAGCATCATCCAGATAAGTTAGTCGCAAAGGGGTTGCCCCCTGAGATGATGACGCTTGCTAAAGAGAAAGCCCAGAAAATTCAATCGGCGTATGAACTGATCCGTACCCAAAAAGGTTTCTAA
- the lptD gene encoding LPS assembly protein LptD, protein MNKRLPTLLATMIGSALYSQYSLADDLMSQCMLGVPSYNRPLVKSDPNTQPVTIHSDSVKGNYPDDAIFDGNVDINQGNGRLRADQVQLHQRQQAGQNTPTRTVDALGNVHYDDNQVILKGPKAWSNLNTKDTNVWNGNYQMVDRQGRGTAEQMKQRDNNRYTILENGSFTTCLPNSNSWSVVGSEIIEDRQEEVAEIWNARFKIGSVPVFYSPYLQMPIGDRRRSGFLIPNAKYGSKDGFEFMLPYYWNIAPQMDATITPHYISKRGMQLQNEFRYLSVLGAGLMEFDYLGSDNQYDRQKDARGIADSDNSKRWLFYWNHSGVYDQHWRLNANYTKVSDRYYFNDLDSKYYSSTDGYADQKFSFGYADKNWDATLSTRDFQTFNKLNTSIYRTVPQLDVNLYQNDIGPFDTHVYGQFARFTNTNSRLPRATRLHIEPTIDLPLSNGWASLNTEAKLLATHYQQDHLQNASELPNGGDYNLKSSVNRTLPQFKVDGKLVFDRDMDWAQGYTQTLEPRVQYLYTPYRNQNNIYPYDSTLLQTDYTGLFRDQSYSGLDRIASTNQVATGVTTRIYDENLVERFNASVGQIYAFTRSRTGDPSDDNDTGSIIWAGDTYWRMTDQWGLRGGLQYDTHLNNVAQGNAGLEYRQDNDRVIQLNYRYSSPEYIARAMNNSIYTTSPIYKNGISQVGATASWPIADAWSVVGAYYYDTRNSKPAEQLLGVQYSSCCYAIRLGYERKINGWQNNTSEYDNQVSFNIEFRGLGANYGLGTAEMRTQGIIPYQPTF, encoded by the coding sequence ATGAATAAAAGACTACCTACATTGCTGGCCACTATGATTGGATCAGCCCTATACAGCCAGTATTCACTTGCTGACGATCTGATGTCGCAATGTATGCTGGGCGTGCCTTCTTATAATCGTCCGCTGGTGAAAAGTGACCCAAATACGCAGCCCGTCACTATCCATTCAGATAGTGTAAAAGGTAATTATCCTGACGATGCAATTTTTGACGGCAACGTAGATATTAATCAAGGGAATGGCAGACTTCGTGCTGACCAAGTGCAACTTCATCAACGTCAACAAGCTGGACAAAATACCCCCACACGTACGGTTGATGCATTAGGCAATGTTCATTACGACGATAACCAAGTTATTTTGAAAGGCCCTAAAGCTTGGTCCAATCTGAATACTAAAGATACTAATGTTTGGAACGGCAACTACCAGATGGTTGATCGTCAAGGACGTGGTACCGCTGAGCAAATGAAGCAACGCGATAATAATCGCTATACCATTTTGGAAAATGGTAGCTTTACGACTTGTTTACCGAACTCCAATAGCTGGAGTGTGGTGGGTTCAGAAATTATTGAAGACCGCCAAGAAGAAGTAGCAGAGATTTGGAACGCGAGATTTAAAATTGGCTCAGTACCAGTATTTTATAGCCCTTATTTGCAGATGCCAATTGGTGATCGCCGCCGCTCAGGTTTCCTAATCCCTAATGCGAAATATGGTAGTAAAGATGGCTTCGAATTTATGCTGCCATACTACTGGAATATTGCCCCACAAATGGATGCAACTATTACTCCGCATTATATTAGTAAACGTGGTATGCAGTTACAGAACGAATTCCGTTATCTCTCGGTATTAGGTGCCGGGTTGATGGAATTCGACTACTTAGGTTCGGATAATCAGTACGATAGGCAGAAAGATGCTCGCGGTATCGCTGACAGTGATAACTCTAAGCGTTGGTTATTTTACTGGAATCATAGCGGTGTCTATGATCAACACTGGCGCTTAAATGCTAACTACACCAAAGTCAGTGACCGCTACTATTTTAACGATCTGGACTCGAAATATTACAGCTCTACTGATGGCTATGCCGATCAGAAATTTAGTTTCGGCTACGCGGATAAAAATTGGGATGCCACCCTGTCAACACGGGATTTCCAAACTTTCAATAAACTGAATACCAGCATTTACCGCACAGTACCGCAATTAGATGTTAATCTTTATCAAAATGATATCGGACCTTTCGACACTCACGTTTATGGTCAGTTTGCGCGCTTTACTAATACCAATTCGCGCTTACCCCGTGCTACGCGACTACACATTGAACCCACCATTGATTTACCGCTATCAAATGGCTGGGCAAGTTTAAATACCGAAGCAAAATTATTAGCGACCCATTACCAACAAGATCACTTGCAAAATGCAAGCGAACTTCCTAATGGTGGTGATTATAATCTCAAAAGCTCGGTAAACCGGACATTGCCGCAATTTAAGGTTGACGGTAAGTTAGTCTTTGACCGGGACATGGATTGGGCGCAGGGTTATACCCAAACCTTGGAACCTCGTGTTCAATACCTCTACACGCCCTATCGTAACCAAAATAATATCTATCCTTATGATTCAACCTTGTTACAAACCGATTATACCGGTTTGTTCCGAGACCAATCATATAGCGGACTTGATCGTATCGCTTCAACTAACCAAGTCGCTACTGGGGTAACTACCCGTATCTACGATGAAAATTTAGTTGAACGTTTTAATGCTTCCGTAGGTCAGATTTATGCGTTTACGCGATCACGTACGGGTGACCCGTCGGATGATAATGATACGGGAAGTATTATTTGGGCTGGTGACACCTACTGGCGCATGACTGACCAATGGGGTTTAAGAGGTGGATTGCAGTATGACACTCACTTAAATAACGTGGCGCAAGGTAATGCCGGTCTTGAGTACCGACAAGATAATGACCGTGTGATACAACTGAACTATCGCTATAGTAGCCCTGAATACATTGCTCGTGCGATGAATAACTCAATTTATACCACTAGCCCAATCTATAAGAATGGGATTTCGCAGGTTGGAGCAACCGCTAGCTGGCCAATTGCCGATGCATGGTCTGTTGTGGGAGCCTACTATTATGATACTCGTAATAGTAAGCCTGCTGAGCAATTGCTTGGCGTACAATACAGCTCTTGCTGCTATGCAATACGCTTGGGTTATGAGCGCAAGATCAATGGTTGGCAAAACAATACCAGTGAATACGATAATCAGGTTTCATTTAATATCGAGTTCAGAGGATTGGGGGCTAACTATGGCTTAGGTACCGCAGAGATGCGGACTCAGGGAATTATCCCTTATCAGCCAACGTTTTAA
- the surA gene encoding peptidylprolyl isomerase SurA — translation MKNWKLLMLGALMANASHAIAAPQVIDKVAAVVNNGVVLESDVDNMMSSVKSQARQAGQQLPDDATLRHQILERQIMDSIIMQQGQRAGVTISDQEVDEAIQNIAAQNHMTLDQLRSRLAYDGMNYATYRTQIRHEMTIAAVRNNEVRSRITILPQEVDTLAKQVAAQNVPGTEMNLSMILLPLPENPTQQQVDDEEDLAKKLIGELRGGADFGKMAVTYSASPEALKGGNMGWGKIEELPSLFSQALSTAQKGDIVGPIRSGVGFHIIRVNDMRGESKNVSVTEVHARHILVKTSPIMNDDQARAKIEQIAADIRSGKTTFANAARQNSDDPGSANQGGDLGWASPTIYDPAFRDALMHLSPNKLSQPVRSSFGWHLIELLGTRQVDKTDEAEKDRAYRILFNRKFAEEAQSWMQEERASAYVKILDSNG, via the coding sequence ATGAAGAATTGGAAACTCCTGATGCTCGGCGCTTTAATGGCGAATGCAAGTCATGCTATTGCCGCGCCTCAAGTCATCGATAAAGTTGCAGCCGTTGTCAACAATGGTGTAGTACTAGAAAGCGATGTTGATAACATGATGTCTTCGGTGAAGAGCCAAGCTCGTCAAGCAGGCCAACAACTGCCAGACGATGCTACGCTACGCCACCAGATTTTAGAGCGTCAGATCATGGATAGCATTATCATGCAACAAGGTCAGCGCGCAGGCGTAACGATTAGCGATCAAGAAGTTGATGAAGCGATTCAGAACATCGCTGCGCAGAACCATATGACGCTCGACCAACTGCGTAGTCGACTGGCCTACGATGGGATGAACTACGCTACTTATCGCACGCAAATCCGCCATGAAATGACGATCGCTGCGGTCAGAAATAATGAAGTACGTAGTCGTATCACTATTCTGCCGCAAGAAGTCGATACGTTAGCGAAGCAAGTCGCCGCACAAAACGTGCCAGGCACCGAAATGAATCTGAGCATGATCTTGCTTCCTCTTCCTGAGAATCCAACCCAGCAGCAAGTTGATGATGAAGAAGATCTGGCTAAAAAATTGATTGGTGAGCTACGCGGTGGTGCTGACTTCGGTAAAATGGCCGTCACCTATTCTGCTTCGCCTGAAGCACTAAAAGGCGGGAATATGGGTTGGGGGAAAATTGAAGAGCTTCCTTCCTTGTTCAGCCAAGCCTTAAGTACTGCACAAAAAGGGGATATCGTCGGTCCAATCCGTTCAGGTGTCGGCTTCCATATCATCAGAGTGAATGATATGCGGGGCGAGAGCAAAAATGTATCGGTCACCGAAGTGCATGCTCGCCATATCTTAGTAAAAACGTCACCTATCATGAACGACGACCAAGCACGGGCTAAGATTGAACAGATTGCTGCTGATATCCGCAGTGGAAAGACTACCTTTGCGAATGCGGCGCGTCAAAACTCTGATGACCCAGGTTCAGCGAACCAAGGTGGTGATTTAGGTTGGGCGTCTCCAACGATTTATGATCCTGCTTTCCGTGACGCGTTGATGCACTTATCACCCAATAAGCTAAGCCAACCCGTACGTTCATCTTTCGGCTGGCACCTCATCGAACTGCTGGGGACTCGCCAAGTGGATAAGACTGATGAGGCAGAGAAAGATAGAGCTTATCGTATTCTCTTCAATCGTAAGTTTGCGGAAGAAGCCCAAAGCTGGATGCAAGAAGAACGCGCCTCCGCTTATGTTAAAATCTTAGACTCTAATGGCTAA
- the pdxA gene encoding 4-hydroxythreonine-4-phosphate dehydrogenase PdxA: MANTPRIAITPGEPAGIGPDLIVQMAQQSWPVELVVCADHALLMQRAEILGLPLTLQPYQPHEPARPQAAGSLTLCAIPLPAATQPGQLNAVNSEYVLNSLARACDGNLQGEFDALVTGPVHKGVINDAGIPFTGHTEFFAERSLTPRVVMMLATEELRVALATTHLPLKDVAAAITQQSLREVITILHADLCRKFGLATPHILVSGLNPHAGENGHMGREEIEVIEPVLAELRQQGMKLSGPLPADTLFQPKYLQQADAVLAMYHDQGLPVLKYQGFGRAVNITLGLPFIRTSVDHGTALDLAGTHQADTGSFITALRLAITMIKSSNE; this comes from the coding sequence ATGGCTAATACCCCGCGTATTGCTATCACTCCCGGCGAACCCGCCGGGATTGGCCCTGACCTGATTGTGCAAATGGCACAACAGTCTTGGCCTGTCGAACTCGTTGTCTGTGCTGACCACGCGTTACTCATGCAACGTGCTGAAATACTCGGCTTACCCCTCACTTTGCAACCTTATCAACCTCATGAGCCCGCACGGCCTCAAGCGGCTGGTAGCTTAACGCTTTGCGCGATTCCCTTACCTGCTGCGACACAGCCTGGGCAACTCAATGCGGTTAATAGTGAGTATGTTTTGAACTCACTCGCGCGTGCTTGTGACGGGAATCTACAGGGCGAATTCGATGCGTTGGTAACAGGGCCGGTACATAAAGGCGTAATCAACGATGCGGGGATACCTTTTACCGGTCACACTGAATTTTTCGCTGAACGGTCACTGACGCCACGAGTCGTGATGATGCTAGCAACAGAAGAACTGCGCGTTGCCCTCGCTACGACACACCTCCCATTGAAAGATGTCGCTGCTGCGATTACTCAGCAAAGCTTACGCGAGGTCATCACTATCTTGCACGCTGACTTGTGCCGTAAATTTGGCCTAGCTACTCCCCATATTCTAGTCAGTGGGCTAAACCCTCATGCCGGCGAAAATGGTCATATGGGACGAGAAGAGATTGAAGTGATTGAACCGGTATTAGCGGAATTACGTCAACAAGGCATGAAATTAAGCGGCCCCCTTCCAGCCGATACACTATTTCAACCGAAATATTTGCAACAGGCGGATGCGGTATTGGCTATGTATCATGATCAAGGCCTACCAGTCCTAAAGTATCAAGGATTTGGCCGCGCCGTGAATATCACTCTCGGTTTACCTTTTATCCGGACTTCAGTCGATCATGGCACCGCCCTCGACTTAGCCGGGACACATCAGGCGGATACTGGCAGCTTTATCACTGCACTTCGCCTTGCTATCACTATGATTAAGAGTAGTAATGAATAA
- the rsmA gene encoding 16S rRNA (adenine(1518)-N(6)/adenine(1519)-N(6))-dimethyltransferase RsmA — translation MNNRVHQGHFARKRFGQNFLNDSYVIESIVAAIHPTKQDAMVEIGPGLGALTEPVGERLDALTVVELDRDLAARLQTHPFLGPKLTIFQQDAMTFNFGELAEQKGQPLRVFGNLPYNISTPLMFHLFSFTKAIKDMHFMLQKEVVNRLVAGPDSKAYGRLTVMAQYYCQVIPVLEVPPHAFTPPPKVDSAVVRLVPHQQSPYPEVDVRVLGRITLEAFGKRRKTLRNSLGHLFSTEVLDELGISGTLRAENVTVAQYCQLAQWLTAHPPQQTREE, via the coding sequence ATGAATAATCGCGTACATCAGGGGCACTTTGCCCGTAAACGTTTTGGACAAAACTTCCTCAATGACAGCTATGTTATTGAGAGTATTGTTGCCGCTATCCATCCGACTAAACAAGACGCCATGGTCGAGATTGGCCCTGGCTTAGGCGCCCTAACCGAGCCTGTCGGCGAGCGCCTTGATGCGCTCACTGTTGTTGAGCTAGACCGTGATCTTGCCGCCCGTCTACAAACACACCCTTTTTTAGGGCCAAAGCTAACCATCTTTCAACAAGATGCGATGACCTTTAACTTCGGTGAACTCGCCGAGCAAAAGGGACAACCTTTACGAGTATTCGGTAACTTACCCTATAACATCTCAACGCCTTTGATGTTCCATCTTTTCAGCTTTACTAAAGCAATTAAAGATATGCATTTTATGCTGCAAAAAGAGGTGGTTAACCGTTTAGTCGCTGGCCCTGATAGCAAAGCCTATGGCCGCTTAACCGTTATGGCACAATACTATTGCCAAGTCATTCCGGTACTTGAAGTGCCTCCTCATGCCTTTACGCCGCCCCCAAAAGTGGATTCTGCTGTCGTACGCTTAGTTCCTCATCAACAATCACCTTATCCTGAGGTTGATGTGCGTGTATTAGGACGTATTACCTTAGAAGCATTTGGAAAACGCCGTAAAACATTGCGCAATAGCCTAGGCCATCTATTCTCCACCGAGGTCCTCGATGAACTTGGTATTAGCGGCACACTTCGTGCAGAAAATGTCACCGTTGCACAATATTGTCAGCTAGCACAATGGTTAACTGCGCACCCTCCCCAGCAAACTCGCGAGGAATAA
- the apaG gene encoding Co2+/Mg2+ efflux protein ApaG: MSETTALSISVTTHYLPAHSAPDANQYQFAYTITIENHSDQPMQLLERYWLITDGNNKTTEVEGEGVIGKQPRLQVGERFQYTSGAMLETPVGTMQGHYLMRNEDGSEFNAPIPLFLLAVEGVLH; this comes from the coding sequence ATGTCGGAAACTACCGCCCTATCGATTAGCGTAACCACTCATTATCTTCCGGCGCACTCGGCGCCGGATGCCAATCAGTACCAATTCGCCTACACTATTACTATAGAGAACCACAGCGATCAGCCGATGCAGCTGCTTGAACGTTATTGGCTAATTACTGACGGTAATAATAAAACCACTGAGGTGGAAGGCGAAGGCGTCATAGGTAAGCAGCCAAGGTTACAGGTAGGCGAGCGATTCCAATATACTAGCGGCGCAATGCTTGAAACCCCAGTGGGTACGATGCAAGGCCATTACCTGATGCGTAATGAGGATGGTAGTGAGTTCAACGCCCCCATCCCATTATTTCTCTTAGCCGTCGAGGGCGTCCTGCACTAA